aataaaaaaaaaaaacaagtcatttgaaatctttaaaattatttgttaaaaaaaagtatacacaaGGTGATTTTTAACATGACACcaattatttcagtaaataaaaattgtttttatatatatttttaaatgctttaagttctatatttttcctatttgaaaattaaactttCTAATTGACATTAATTCAATTACGAGATACATTTAAGTTACAAATATAATCCCCAGATCTAATGAATAGTTAATATgtataaccataaaaaaaatcattgtactccttgatattattttaagcatTGTTTATAATTACTGCAAACttctatctaataatattagatattgatttcataatcataattttttttttgaaaataatcctgtatttaaatttgaaacaaaatatataatcctCATTTGGGATAAAAAAATCCGGTTATCCAATAAatgaaatgataattttaaaaacaaatatagaactttaagtattcaaatatgaaaatactataaaataatatatttaaattgagatATCGagttatcttaaataatattagtttgtatgtatgtatgtatgtatgtatatataatatatacacgcatACCACTGTTTCAATTGAACCAAAAAATACTTTCATGTTACATATGGGAACTTAATTTTAAGAGCACTTTCCGGACTTCTAATACTGTTTGATGAATTTCATTTGTTTCTGGTCTTGTTTGAGTTTCTAACACTTTTACTTGATGTGATCTAGATGGAATGCTTTTCAAATCAAGGACATTTGAGATCTGTTCTGCGTTAAGTGCTCCAACCATAtcctaaaaatacaaatactaagtatattatatatttaacattgcaatcaaaatgttgataagcagattacaataatacaaattaaatcaataagaagaacataatattgcatttagCTTCGATTTATAATCAAGATCTGATTAAATTGGAAATGCATGTTTTGTAATTGAATAgctttatttattaagattaataGATTTCATACACTTTtggatgattattattttttactattttccaAACAATATTGTATGAATTCATACATTTAGTTGGTATTTGAAATATGGCAATTTATCATTActaacaacattattaaatatcattattaacatTACTTGTTTATTGGCGAGGACTAAAATGGGAACAGAAGCCAAACGGGCATCGCCAAGTAATGATTTGATCTCGCTCACACACTGATTGATTTGAATTATTACTGGCATCAACAACAAACACTAAGATATCTGTATCCTGAAAAAACTTTGGCCAATATCATTCGTACACTTTCTTTGCctccaactaaaaaaaaaaaaaaaaaaataacaattttaagtgtaataaatatattttaacagaactaaaaatgtttgtgtattaATACACAAagtatatacatagtattatatacgcTGCActccataattttaaatttaattataggtactatagatactatagataTTTGGTTAATTAGATCAATATCTAacaaattgatataatttaatttttgtggtGCAATAACAACTAAATTCCATTTTTGAAACTaaagaaataattgtattctaaaGAGTGGAGACATTTTCCTATGAATTGCATTCAACTGATTACCAGATAAACtatagtacaatttttaaaggtaatgattgttttttaataagattagtttttacaatatatgcatattaattatttaaaataactaagaaCACGGtgtaatttaattactaaaattttaaaa
This portion of the Acyrthosiphon pisum isolate AL4f chromosome A1, pea_aphid_22Mar2018_4r6ur, whole genome shotgun sequence genome encodes:
- the dnd gene encoding dead end (The RefSeq protein has 2 frameshifts compared to this genomic sequence); the encoded protein is MGFKLKALVVVSSGLVLGVCTYAAYRTWKKRQNSADDEGFEDVSKLEESLEKKVLVLGLEGSGKSTLVSQIVKEVGQKSIASNTLYKPTEGFNVTSLSDGGSPTVNIWEIGGKESVRRYWPKFFQDTDILVFVVDASNNSNQSVVVSEIKSLLGDARLASVPILVLANKQDMVGALNAEQISNVLDLKSIPSRSHQVKVLETQTRPETNEIHQTVLEVRKVLLKLSSHM